A window of candidate division KSB1 bacterium contains these coding sequences:
- a CDS encoding family 43 glycosylhydrolase: MDYKNNFSFIGEPAELVHANPNQYGWEVPGDTNRLTGQAPWIEGAWMNKHNGIYYLQYSGPGTEYKSYCDAVYTSENPLGLFQPQAHNPFAYKPEGFAAGAGHASTFHDEYGNLWHMGTITISQKHMFERRLGLYPAFFDAEGTLYSITKYADYPLILPKQASLMNLWFWIWKK; this comes from the coding sequence GTGGATTATAAAAATAATTTCTCGTTTATCGGCGAACCTGCCGAACTTGTACATGCCAATCCGAACCAGTACGGCTGGGAGGTGCCGGGTGATACGAACCGCTTAACCGGCCAGGCGCCCTGGATTGAAGGCGCCTGGATGAATAAACACAACGGCATTTATTATCTGCAGTATTCAGGACCGGGTACCGAGTATAAAAGCTACTGCGACGCGGTTTACACCTCAGAAAATCCTCTCGGACTGTTTCAGCCGCAGGCGCACAATCCCTTTGCTTACAAACCGGAAGGATTTGCTGCCGGCGCCGGACATGCAAGTACGTTTCATGATGAATACGGCAATCTCTGGCATATGGGCACCATTACAATTTCCCAAAAACATATGTTTGAACGCCGACTGGGACTCTATCCTGCCTTTTTTGATGCAGAAGGAACATTGTACTCGATAACAAAATATGCTGATTATCCCCTGATCCTGCCGAAACAGGCGAGTCTGATGAATTTGTGGTTTTGGATCTGGAAAAAATGA
- a CDS encoding redox-sensing transcriptional repressor Rex — protein MIYRKNHVTRLSKYKMVVKRMRALGMNKVFSENLADALGFTASQVRKDFSIFGITGRKKGGYQIEELLEDFDRLLGKEETRDAVIVGYGNLGRAMARYPGFEKERIRIRAAFDVDKDKLNPDAQVPVYAMDKLSDFIRKHDIKLAILAVPNTAVQDVLNQY, from the coding sequence ATGATCTATCGAAAAAACCACGTGACTCGCCTGTCAAAGTATAAAATGGTGGTCAAGCGCATGCGCGCTCTGGGCATGAACAAAGTGTTTTCAGAAAACCTGGCAGATGCCCTGGGTTTTACCGCTTCACAGGTGCGAAAGGATTTTTCCATTTTTGGTATTACCGGTCGTAAAAAGGGCGGTTATCAGATTGAGGAGCTGCTGGAAGATTTTGATCGCCTGTTGGGCAAAGAAGAGACCCGGGACGCAGTCATTGTCGGATACGGCAATCTGGGCCGCGCCATGGCCCGGTATCCAGGTTTTGAAAAAGAACGTATCCGTATCAGAGCGGCTTTTGATGTTGATAAAGACAAATTGAACCCGGATGCGCAAGTGCCTGTTTATGCAATGGACAAGCTCTCGGATTTTATCCGGAAACACGACATCAAGCTGGCGATTCTTGCCGTGCCCAATACAGCAGTTCAGGATGTTTTAAACCAGTACTGA
- a CDS encoding FlgD immunoglobulin-like domain containing protein gives MMKKELHSIVTVGFILLVLMTKMLSAQPKPTVIMNQAYDYTGEWYKVGKTTFDYLSNNQTIQTEYGWIPPDWKALNRTLTTIDDHDNMTEFILEMPEDGEWTPVVHWAYANTYQNGRLMEVKQGDPALIQMGLFTSRKVYAYNADGKITQITQQLNTGSAWADISRSVYHYQGNDIDYITEEDYDGSSTSWTYNQKSVHTFTSGTLFSLEELEWDGDDWVPIELHEYYYSADGSIDNILVKDWQDGAYEIQRRFVYSYGGTSVNERSSGLPKTCTLSSYPNPFNQKTIIQFSIDADVQVSLNVFNVMGKKVRSLVVGELRLAGFHQLKWDGRNDAGQILPTGSYIYRLSTPDRTLSKMCFLIK, from the coding sequence ATGATGAAAAAAGAATTACACAGTATCGTAACGGTTGGTTTTATTCTCTTGGTTCTTATGACGAAAATGCTCTCGGCGCAACCTAAACCCACTGTAATCATGAATCAGGCTTATGATTACACCGGGGAATGGTATAAAGTAGGGAAAACCACGTTTGACTATTTATCAAACAATCAAACGATTCAAACCGAATACGGATGGATTCCGCCGGATTGGAAGGCTCTCAATCGCACCCTTACAACGATCGATGACCACGATAATATGACGGAATTCATACTGGAAATGCCGGAGGATGGAGAATGGACGCCAGTGGTGCATTGGGCCTATGCCAACACATATCAGAACGGCCGGCTGATGGAGGTTAAGCAAGGTGATCCGGCATTAATTCAAATGGGATTATTCACAAGCCGAAAAGTTTATGCTTATAATGCGGATGGAAAAATCACGCAGATAACCCAACAACTGAATACAGGATCAGCATGGGCTGATATCAGTCGTAGCGTGTACCATTATCAGGGAAATGACATTGATTATATCACCGAAGAGGATTATGACGGGTCGAGTACAAGCTGGACCTATAACCAGAAAAGCGTGCATACTTTTACGAGCGGCACGTTGTTCTCGCTGGAAGAATTGGAATGGGATGGGGACGATTGGGTACCCATAGAATTGCACGAGTATTACTATAGCGCTGACGGCTCCATAGACAATATATTAGTAAAGGATTGGCAAGACGGGGCGTATGAAATCCAGAGAAGATTTGTCTATTCATATGGCGGCACATCGGTTAATGAACGCTCCTCAGGGCTGCCCAAAACCTGTACTCTGTCCAGTTATCCCAATCCGTTCAACCAAAAAACAATCATACAATTCAGTATTGACGCTGATGTTCAAGTCAGTTTAAATGTTTTTAATGTTATGGGCAAAAAAGTGCGCTCACTTGTTGTCGGAGAACTCAGACTAGCGGGTTTTCATCAGCTCAAATGGGATGGCAGGAATGACGCCGGTCAGATACTGCCGACAGGCAGTTATATCTACCGATTATCGACGCCTGATCGTACCCTCAGCAAAATGTGTTTTTTAATAAAATAG
- a CDS encoding (2Fe-2S) ferredoxin domain-containing protein, protein MIKVEICTGTTCFVMGGAELLMLEESLPESLADRVEIQGTSCMEHCKSNPAGEAPYARVNGKLIKQASIHNVITELKRITGEE, encoded by the coding sequence ATGATCAAGGTCGAGATCTGTACAGGAACAACCTGTTTTGTCATGGGCGGAGCGGAATTGCTTATGCTGGAAGAAAGTCTTCCAGAATCTCTGGCAGACCGGGTGGAGATTCAGGGCACGTCCTGTATGGAACACTGTAAATCCAATCCCGCCGGTGAAGCCCCGTACGCGCGGGTGAATGGTAAATTGATTAAGCAAGCCAGCATACACAACGTGATAACGGAACTCAAACGAATAACAGGTGAAGAATGA
- a CDS encoding 4Fe-4S dicluster domain-containing protein — MNVLNNATLIRRELMIRLARLVLQDKVKDIDRIPVEMFPRRGKSVRCCIYKDRAMTKYRLMALMGHRMEEEQDELTPLCEYAEQAEQRQDIEAPILTVLDEACSACVRSNYYVTDACRGCVARPCMTSCKKNAIKMQDGRAVIDPDLCVNCGLCQKECPYHAIIYMPVPCEEACPVGAISKDEDGKEQIDYDKCTFCGKCMRACPFGAIMERSQMIDVLKRLKQKKPMTAMVAPAIIGQFSAELGQMVTALRELGFDHVIEVAYGADMTAAHESEEFSERMQNGAHFMTTSCCPAFTETVNKHLPELEPFISDTPTPMHYTAEKAREHWPDSQTIFIGPCVAKRHEALDDEQVDLVLSIEELGSMFVAADIDVQQCEPSALEMPAHAEGRGFAALGGVSRAIEHAVNGPAVKSGQVDGLDKKQVRALKRYPDSCDCNFLEVMACEGGCIAGPAVINNPKLAKRSLEKFLNQTV, encoded by the coding sequence ATGAACGTACTCAACAACGCGACATTGATTCGACGCGAGCTCATGATTCGTCTCGCCCGCCTGGTTTTACAAGATAAAGTTAAGGATATAGACCGAATTCCTGTTGAAATGTTTCCCCGGCGCGGAAAATCCGTTCGCTGCTGTATTTACAAAGACCGCGCCATGACCAAGTACCGCCTGATGGCGCTGATGGGTCACCGCATGGAAGAGGAACAGGATGAGCTCACACCATTGTGCGAATACGCTGAACAGGCGGAACAGCGGCAGGATATTGAAGCGCCGATATTGACGGTTCTGGATGAAGCCTGCAGCGCCTGTGTGCGCTCCAATTATTACGTCACCGATGCCTGCCGGGGCTGTGTGGCCAGGCCGTGCATGACCAGCTGTAAAAAGAATGCCATCAAAATGCAGGACGGCCGCGCCGTCATTGATCCGGATCTGTGTGTGAATTGCGGTCTCTGCCAAAAAGAATGCCCCTATCATGCCATTATTTATATGCCGGTGCCGTGCGAAGAGGCCTGTCCGGTAGGCGCCATCAGCAAAGATGAGGACGGCAAGGAACAGATTGATTATGACAAATGTACGTTTTGCGGCAAATGCATGCGAGCCTGTCCATTCGGCGCCATCATGGAGCGGTCGCAGATGATTGATGTGCTTAAACGACTCAAACAGAAAAAGCCCATGACGGCTATGGTCGCTCCGGCGATCATCGGACAGTTTTCGGCAGAACTGGGACAGATGGTGACTGCTTTGCGGGAGCTTGGGTTTGATCATGTTATCGAAGTTGCCTATGGCGCTGATATGACTGCTGCGCACGAAAGCGAGGAATTTTCCGAACGCATGCAGAATGGTGCACATTTTATGACGACATCCTGTTGTCCCGCGTTTACTGAAACCGTGAACAAACATTTACCGGAACTGGAGCCGTTTATTTCAGATACACCGACGCCCATGCATTATACGGCCGAAAAAGCGCGTGAACATTGGCCGGATTCGCAGACCATATTTATCGGTCCCTGTGTGGCCAAACGGCATGAAGCGCTGGATGATGAGCAGGTTGATCTGGTGTTGAGTATCGAAGAACTCGGATCCATGTTTGTGGCTGCGGATATTGATGTCCAGCAGTGCGAACCGTCGGCACTGGAAATGCCAGCGCATGCCGAGGGTCGCGGATTTGCCGCGCTCGGCGGTGTCAGCCGGGCCATCGAACATGCTGTAAACGGGCCGGCGGTCAAGAGCGGGCAGGTTGACGGATTGGACAAAAAGCAGGTCAGGGCTCTGAAGCGATATCCGGATTCCTGCGACTGCAATTTTCTCGAGGTTATGGCCTGTGAAGGCGGCTGTATCGCCGGCCCGGCGGTGATCAATAATCCGAAACTGGCCAAACGCAGCCTGGAAAAGTTCCTGAATCAAACAGTTTGA
- a CDS encoding (2Fe-2S) ferredoxin domain-containing protein — protein MSSKQQLNIEICMGSSCFSRGNHKSLEMIQSFIEKQNLQAEIHLKGCLCQNQCNSGPIIRINGKLYKKVEPVMVVDILEECKSASKS, from the coding sequence ATGAGTTCAAAACAGCAACTGAATATAGAGATCTGCATGGGAAGCAGCTGCTTTTCACGCGGAAATCACAAGAGTCTGGAAATGATACAGTCATTTATCGAAAAACAAAATTTACAGGCTGAAATACATCTCAAGGGCTGTTTGTGTCAAAATCAATGCAACAGCGGTCCGATTATCCGTATCAACGGCAAGCTTTATAAAAAAGTAGAGCCGGTGATGGTGGTGGATATTTTAGAGGAATGCAAGTCTGCGTCAAAAAGTTAA
- a CDS encoding carboxypeptidase-like regulatory domain-containing protein, with protein sequence MRLFLLLILSVTTGFAQADTFTQTIRGQVTDKTTNAPLPSANVIIMDSSRSLGASTDQNGRFNIENAPTGRVTLKAMYMGYTPVVLRNILVHPGKEVVLNIQMLENILKLDEISVKADLEFTPINEMATVSARQFSVEETEKYAGSRGDVARMASNYAGVAFSNDARNDIVIRGNTPSMLLWRLNGVDIPNPNHFAMEGTTGGPVGMLNNNTLNNSDFFTGAFPAEYGNAMSGVFDLSLRNGNNEQYEFLGQVGFNGFEFGAEGPFSKNSRSSFLLNYRYSTLDVMDKLGVDMGTGGVPEYQDLTLHLVFPTQNGVWDLFGLWGTSGISILDSKRDGDNLYSPGGQDLYNGSSLAVAGLSYTYFHNKNTSSRLQVSGLYQHSWTDIFDLKQSGRQRSLNDDYIESRLSLSYAFNKKHSSRLSSESGLSYDRLAVNLDGRYYDFDDERFYSYFKDRIDLEAGPGYWQAYSQWQYKFTKATVINAGLNASYFTLNSSRSLEPRIGISQSLSATDKLSLAYGLHSRRQQLLTYYFFDSEDGNPTPMNRDLDYTRAHHLVLGYDKRLSEHLRLKVEAYLQSLYDIPVERTPSSYSLINTGSEFNINLHDNMINQGTARNTGLEVTLERFLDNGLYYLFTGSLFDSRYQGSDEITRDTHFNNNFVTNVLIGKEFRLSQKHTLFFDTKIAWAGGNRYTPIDLEASRRTGDMTTIKEKAFSKQFPNYFKTDIKIGYRQSSKHITQEWMFYVENVTNHDNVLMYYFDEDTGTIKTNYQLGVFPMMQYRIYF encoded by the coding sequence ATGCGATTGTTTTTACTATTGATTCTATCGGTAACGACAGGATTTGCACAAGCTGACACATTTACCCAGACCATCCGCGGCCAGGTCACGGACAAGACCACAAACGCTCCGCTCCCTTCCGCCAATGTAATTATCATGGATTCAAGCCGGTCTCTGGGTGCGAGTACGGATCAGAACGGCAGATTCAATATTGAAAACGCACCCACAGGCCGCGTTACTCTCAAAGCAATGTATATGGGATACACTCCGGTCGTGCTCCGCAATATCCTGGTGCATCCGGGTAAAGAGGTTGTGCTGAATATTCAAATGCTGGAAAACATCCTGAAACTGGATGAGATCAGTGTCAAGGCGGATCTCGAATTTACACCCATTAATGAAATGGCGACCGTGAGCGCCCGGCAGTTTTCCGTGGAGGAAACAGAAAAATATGCCGGAAGCCGCGGAGATGTGGCGCGCATGGCCAGCAATTACGCCGGCGTGGCGTTCAGCAACGACGCTCGAAATGACATTGTGATCCGCGGCAACACACCCTCCATGCTGCTCTGGCGTCTGAACGGCGTCGACATTCCCAATCCCAATCACTTTGCCATGGAAGGCACCACCGGCGGTCCTGTTGGTATGTTGAACAACAATACGTTGAACAACTCTGATTTTTTCACCGGCGCATTTCCGGCCGAGTATGGCAATGCCATGTCCGGTGTATTTGATCTGAGTCTGCGCAACGGCAACAATGAACAGTATGAATTTCTGGGTCAGGTCGGATTCAACGGATTCGAATTCGGCGCCGAAGGTCCGTTTTCAAAAAACAGCCGCAGCTCGTTTCTGCTCAATTACCGCTATTCAACCCTGGATGTGATGGACAAGCTGGGGGTGGACATGGGAACCGGCGGTGTGCCCGAATACCAGGACCTCACACTGCATTTGGTATTCCCGACACAGAACGGTGTTTGGGACCTGTTTGGACTCTGGGGCACCAGCGGGATCAGTATCCTGGACAGCAAACGCGACGGCGATAACCTCTATTCGCCGGGTGGGCAGGATCTGTATAACGGCTCGAGTTTGGCTGTAGCCGGTCTCTCCTACACATATTTCCACAATAAAAACACCAGCTCGCGGCTGCAGGTTTCCGGATTGTATCAGCACAGCTGGACGGACATTTTTGATCTCAAGCAGTCCGGACGTCAGCGCTCCCTAAATGATGATTATATTGAATCGCGTCTGTCCCTGAGCTATGCTTTTAACAAAAAGCACAGCAGCCGCCTCTCTTCTGAAAGCGGCCTGAGCTATGACCGTCTGGCGGTAAATCTTGACGGACGCTATTACGATTTCGATGATGAACGGTTTTATTCTTATTTCAAGGACCGGATTGATCTCGAGGCAGGCCCGGGATACTGGCAGGCGTACAGCCAATGGCAGTATAAATTCACCAAGGCGACTGTAATAAATGCAGGGCTGAATGCCTCTTATTTCACACTGAACAGCAGCCGTTCCCTCGAACCCCGAATCGGAATATCACAGTCGCTTTCGGCAACAGACAAATTGTCATTGGCCTACGGGCTGCATTCGCGCCGCCAGCAGCTGCTCACCTATTATTTCTTTGACAGTGAAGATGGGAACCCCACTCCCATGAACCGGGATCTGGACTATACCCGGGCGCATCACCTGGTGCTGGGATATGACAAACGTCTGTCGGAACACCTTCGTCTCAAAGTGGAAGCTTATCTACAATCGCTGTACGATATCCCCGTGGAACGCACGCCCTCGTCGTACAGCCTGATCAACACCGGATCCGAGTTTAATATCAATCTGCACGACAATATGATCAATCAGGGTACCGCGCGCAACACCGGTCTGGAAGTTACGCTGGAACGATTTCTTGACAACGGATTGTACTATTTGTTTACCGGTTCATTGTTTGATTCCCGTTATCAGGGCAGTGACGAGATCACCCGTGATACACATTTTAACAATAATTTTGTCACCAATGTTCTCATCGGCAAGGAATTCCGCCTGAGCCAGAAACACACATTATTTTTTGACACCAAAATTGCCTGGGCGGGCGGCAACCGTTACACGCCCATCGATCTGGAAGCATCCAGACGCACCGGCGACATGACCACGATTAAGGAAAAAGCATTCAGCAAACAGTTTCCCAATTATTTCAAAACCGATATCAAAATCGGGTATCGTCAGAGTTCCAAACATATTACCCAGGAATGGATGTTTTATGTGGAAAATGTGACCAATCACGACAATGTGCTGATGTATTATTTTGATGAGGATACGGGTACGATCAAGACCAATTATCAATTGGGTGTGTTCCCGATGATGCAGTATCGGATTTATTTTTAA
- a CDS encoding saccharopine dehydrogenase C-terminal domain-containing protein, which translates to MNITILGAGMVGRAIVKDLAADVNNHVTAVDHNRNNLDKLGTDTSITVEQADILNDEHVKQLLDDSRLVINALPGSIGFKVLHQIISQGKDVVDISFFEQDAFELDKLAKSRGVTAVVDCGVAPGLCNILAGHVHSLLDETHRYICYVGGLPKKRIGPFEYKAPFSPSDVLQEYIRPARFIENGKPVVKPALSDLELIDFEEVGTLEAFNTDGLRTLQHTLNIANMCEKTLRYPGHAELMQVFKESGFFDADPVEVDGANVSPRSLTSKLLFDQWYLHDDEPEFTVMQVILEGIEDKTNKRYSYYLYDEYDLKNCVSSMARTTGYTCAIVARQILNGLYTLKGISPPEFLGRNTACYQDLLSKYKKRNINLTESILIL; encoded by the coding sequence ATGAACATAACAATTCTGGGCGCGGGTATGGTAGGCCGGGCAATTGTCAAAGACCTTGCAGCGGATGTAAATAACCATGTAACCGCTGTTGACCATAACCGGAACAATCTTGACAAGCTTGGAACAGATACCTCCATCACTGTTGAACAGGCAGATATTTTGAATGATGAGCATGTAAAACAACTGCTCGATGACAGCCGTCTGGTCATCAATGCACTGCCGGGATCTATCGGATTCAAGGTCTTGCATCAGATCATCTCACAGGGCAAAGATGTGGTGGACATATCGTTTTTTGAGCAGGATGCGTTTGAACTGGACAAACTCGCCAAATCCAGGGGAGTGACGGCAGTGGTCGACTGCGGTGTTGCGCCGGGTCTGTGCAATATTCTGGCCGGACATGTGCACAGTCTTTTGGATGAGACGCATCGGTATATCTGTTATGTCGGTGGACTGCCCAAAAAACGCATAGGGCCGTTTGAATACAAGGCACCGTTCTCGCCTTCAGATGTGCTGCAGGAGTATATTCGTCCCGCACGCTTTATTGAAAACGGCAAACCGGTGGTCAAACCGGCTTTATCAGACCTGGAATTGATTGATTTTGAAGAGGTGGGGACTCTCGAAGCGTTCAACACTGACGGCCTGCGTACGCTGCAACATACACTGAACATTGCGAACATGTGTGAAAAAACCCTGCGCTATCCGGGCCACGCCGAACTCATGCAGGTTTTTAAAGAAAGCGGCTTTTTCGATGCTGATCCTGTCGAGGTTGACGGAGCAAATGTGAGCCCGCGCTCTCTGACCTCAAAGCTGCTGTTTGATCAATGGTATCTACATGATGATGAACCGGAATTTACTGTAATGCAGGTGATACTCGAAGGGATTGAGGATAAAACAAATAAACGTTACAGCTATTACTTGTATGACGAGTATGATCTGAAAAACTGTGTGTCTTCTATGGCCAGAACCACGGGGTATACATGCGCGATTGTTGCTCGTCAGATTTTAAATGGACTATATACTCTAAAAGGAATTTCTCCGCCGGAATTTCTCGGCCGGAATACTGCATGTTATCAGGACCTTTTATCAAAGTATAAAAAGCGCAACATTAACCTGACCGAATCTATTCTGATCCTATAA
- a CDS encoding SpoIIE family protein phosphatase, protein MAYVEVDYFQLFKDQQRVGGDAFLSRKVRDENRVISVLSDGLGSGVKANVLSTLTATMALNYVTNHMDIEKAARVIMKTLPVCKTRKISYSTFSIVDVEKDNRVRIVEYDNPPFLLVRNGKVIDTAKQSIKLDNNTHTKEDVLKCVEFKARLGDRIILFSDGVSQSGMGTPEFPLGWRESSIRQFVCGILEREPELSARDLSRRIVQKAYTHNYNAAWDDITCGVINVRQPRELLIMTGPPIHKERDQEMAEIFELFTGEKILCGGTTANIISRELGRPIDVDLSHIHLDVPPTSNMQGASLVTEGTITLGKVVEILESGLNPDSMKPNGAVLLVQHLLNHDKIHFCVGTKINDAHQDPHVPVELEIRRNIIKRIQQALEDKHLKETTLQFI, encoded by the coding sequence ATGGCGTATGTGGAAGTGGATTATTTTCAGCTGTTCAAGGATCAGCAGCGTGTCGGGGGTGACGCGTTTCTATCGCGCAAGGTCAGAGATGAGAATCGTGTGATCTCGGTATTGTCGGACGGTCTCGGCAGCGGGGTCAAAGCCAATGTGTTGTCAACGTTAACCGCTACGATGGCGCTGAATTACGTGACCAATCACATGGACATTGAAAAGGCGGCGCGGGTGATTATGAAAACACTGCCGGTCTGTAAAACCCGCAAGATCAGTTACTCGACATTCAGCATTGTGGATGTGGAAAAAGACAATCGGGTGCGTATTGTAGAGTACGATAATCCGCCGTTTCTCCTGGTGCGCAACGGCAAAGTCATCGATACGGCCAAGCAGTCGATTAAACTCGACAACAATACGCACACCAAAGAGGATGTGCTCAAATGCGTTGAGTTCAAAGCCCGGCTCGGCGACCGGATTATTCTTTTTTCTGACGGCGTGAGCCAGTCCGGTATGGGTACCCCGGAATTTCCGCTCGGATGGCGCGAGTCGTCGATCCGTCAGTTTGTCTGCGGTATTCTGGAGCGCGAGCCCGAACTATCCGCGCGTGATCTGTCGCGCCGTATTGTGCAGAAAGCATACACGCATAATTATAATGCAGCCTGGGACGACATTACCTGCGGCGTGATCAATGTACGCCAGCCGCGTGAACTGCTGATCATGACCGGACCGCCGATACACAAAGAACGCGATCAAGAGATGGCCGAAATCTTTGAATTGTTCACAGGCGAGAAAATCCTGTGCGGCGGCACCACGGCAAACATTATCAGCCGCGAACTCGGGCGTCCGATTGATGTGGATTTGAGTCATATTCATCTGGATGTGCCGCCCACTTCAAACATGCAGGGCGCCTCTCTGGTGACAGAAGGGACAATTACTCTCGGAAAAGTTGTGGAAATTCTGGAGAGCGGACTGAATCCGGATAGCATGAAACCCAACGGAGCGGTTCTTCTGGTGCAGCATCTGCTGAATCATGACAAAATCCATTTTTGTGTCGGAACCAAAATCAATGATGCACATCAGGATCCACATGTGCCGGTTGAACTTGAAATCCGGCGCAATATTATTAAACGTATTCAACAAGCGCTTGAAGACAAGCATTTGAAAGAAACAACACTGCAATTTATTTAG
- a CDS encoding [Fe-Fe] hydrogenase large subunit C-terminal domain-containing protein produces the protein MNPYYPIYTEQPECQDCYKCVRACPVKAIHIEQGKASVMEERCVLCGHCVQVCPVGAKRVRNDIGRVKRLLSQKKAVYVSLAPSFVSEFSHARPRQIIRALKQLGFAGVSETALGAQEVSAHMGDQLKKNTGKIYISSACPTVVQYIKKYVPELSDRVNDLFSPVLAHAGMLRREYGDDIAVVFIGPCISKMHESDEYRDLLNVALTFDTLRAWFDAEGINLQNQPADANDSFVPEPAQEGALYPIDGGMIAGIKANCSVNDATFMSFSGLGHIKQLVNDLPQVPPDSNICLELLACAGGCVNGPGSGENLATAMKRYNLIQYTSYPEMEIPRQPTLDIRNTYRSEPVREPEYSEKDIRDALARVGKYSTDDELNCGGCGYDSCREFAAAMLGGKAEREMCVSYMRQLANKKANALLRSMPSGVVIVNDQLRIVECNRNFARLLGEETSMVFEANPGMQNALLERVIPFADYFKAVLQSGEDIVNKDIKYDNHILNVSIFSIEMHQIVGAVIQDVTAPAMQKEQIIKRTRDVIDKNLQTVQKVAYLLGENASETETMLDSIVQSFSAERVEGDT, from the coding sequence ATGAATCCATATTATCCCATATATACAGAGCAGCCGGAATGTCAGGACTGCTACAAGTGTGTGCGCGCCTGTCCGGTAAAAGCGATCCACATTGAACAGGGCAAGGCTTCGGTGATGGAAGAGCGCTGTGTGCTGTGCGGGCATTGCGTGCAGGTGTGTCCGGTGGGCGCCAAGCGTGTGCGTAATGATATTGGCCGTGTAAAGCGCCTGCTGTCGCAGAAAAAAGCGGTGTATGTATCTTTGGCGCCGTCATTTGTCAGCGAGTTCAGTCATGCCAGGCCGCGGCAAATCATCCGCGCGCTGAAGCAGCTTGGTTTTGCCGGTGTGTCTGAAACAGCGCTTGGCGCACAGGAAGTGTCCGCGCACATGGGTGACCAGTTGAAAAAGAACACCGGAAAAATATACATTTCTTCAGCCTGTCCGACGGTTGTGCAGTATATCAAAAAGTATGTGCCGGAGCTCAGCGACCGGGTCAATGATCTGTTTTCACCGGTGCTGGCGCACGCCGGGATGCTGCGCCGGGAATACGGCGACGATATTGCGGTGGTGTTTATCGGTCCCTGCATCTCAAAAATGCACGAATCGGATGAATATCGTGATCTGCTGAATGTGGCGCTGACCTTTGATACCCTGCGTGCCTGGTTTGATGCTGAAGGCATCAATTTGCAGAACCAGCCTGCTGACGCAAATGACAGCTTTGTGCCGGAACCGGCACAGGAGGGCGCTTTGTATCCCATCGACGGCGGTATGATCGCCGGCATCAAAGCCAATTGTTCGGTCAACGATGCTACGTTTATGTCGTTTTCCGGACTTGGGCACATTAAACAACTGGTCAATGATCTACCGCAGGTACCGCCGGACTCGAATATCTGTCTGGAACTGCTTGCCTGCGCCGGAGGTTGTGTGAATGGTCCGGGGAGCGGTGAAAATCTGGCCACCGCCATGAAACGATACAATTTAATCCAGTACACGTCTTATCCAGAGATGGAAATTCCGCGTCAGCCGACTCTGGATATCCGGAATACCTATCGGTCCGAACCTGTCCGGGAACCCGAATACAGTGAAAAGGATATTCGCGACGCTCTGGCCCGGGTGGGCAAATACAGTACGGATGATGAACTCAACTGCGGCGGCTGCGGGTATGACAGCTGCCGGGAGTTTGCTGCGGCGATGCTCGGCGGTAAAGCGGAACGTGAAATGTGTGTTTCCTATATGCGCCAGCTGGCCAATAAAAAAGCCAATGCGCTGCTGCGCAGTATGCCCTCCGGTGTGGTGATTGTCAATGATCAGTTGCGGATTGTAGAGTGTAACCGCAATTTTGCCCGACTCTTGGGCGAGGAAACCTCCATGGTGTTTGAGGCCAATCCGGGTATGCAGAACGCGCTTCTGGAACGCGTAATTCCGTTCGCAGACTATTTCAAGGCGGTCCTGCAGTCCGGTGAAGATATTGTCAATAAGGACATAAAATACGATAATCATATTTTAAATGTATCCATTTTTTCGATTGAGATGCACCAGATCGTTGGAGCTGTGATTCAGGATGTGACTGCTCCGGCTATGCAGAAAGAACAGATTATCAAACGCACCCGCGATGTGATTGATAAAAACCTGCAGACTGTGCAGAAAGTTGCTTATTTACTGGGTGAAAATGCATCGGAAACCGAAACCATGCTGGATTCGATCGTCCAGTCTTTTTCCGCTGAACGGGTGGAGGGAGATACATAA